In Primulina huaijiensis isolate GDHJ02 chromosome 4, ASM1229523v2, whole genome shotgun sequence, a genomic segment contains:
- the LOC140975085 gene encoding uncharacterized protein isoform X3 → MNNSISGAIPQQVVNLTRLKLLYIGDNKMTGEIPSELGNLKLEILKFFSNGLSGSIPVSIFNISTLRKLDLSFNHFGGQLPRNMGISLPNLEALGLAGNRLTGTIPVTLNNASKLAIISIGFNSFTGTVPNFGNLRLLKWLFLWKNNLAGETPNQELGFISSLASCPHLEKLDLSLNQFNAILPTSLGNLSESLWSFDAFDCYIKGSIPPTIGNLTGLKSINLEFNNLTGLIPKMIGELTKIERLALGQNRLEGHIPTELCRLKRLSELYLSGNMLNGTIPTCFGGLKSLSIVYLDSNRLTSVVPDLWNIAGLLELNLSTNFLSGNISSEISNLKSLGYLDFSRNQFSGDIPINIGSLQSLENLSFAHNNLQGSIPTSTGDLRGLVYLDLSHNNISGYIPKSLESLMFLSYIDLSYNRLEGEIPNGGRFSNFTAQSFTMNYALCGDVRLQVPPCHIEGVDKSSSKHVSFIKYILAPIVIAILAVSLSIWLLRRRKANKKQNRVETSSIISWRRISYHELRQATENFSEGNIMGRGTFGSVYRGTLSDGLIIAVKVFNLQLEQAMKSFEVECEVMSTIRHKNLVRVISCCSNIDFKALVFEYMPNGSLEKWLYSSSNTSLDLLQRLNIAIDVALALEYLHHGIPSPIIHCDLKPSNILIDEDMIAHVGDFGISKLFGAGEAFHHTITLATIGYMAPEFGSEGKVSTSCDIYSYGITLLELFTSKKPTDDMFTEEMSLKDWVSEALHENIVTEVAAAVLLVPEDRHFSAKEHCVSSIFDLAMKCLAVSPQERINMIETVVILKKIKSSFLASTR, encoded by the exons ATGAATAACTCAATCTCAG GCGCTATTCCACAGCAAGTTGTGAACTTGACTCGACTCAAGCTCTTGTATATAGGAGATAACAAGATGACGG GAGAGATACCATCTGAGCTTGGTAATCTTAAACTTGAGATTCTTAAGTTTTTTTCAAATGGCTTATCCGGGTCCATTCCTGTTTCCATTTTCAACATCTCAACGCTAAGAAAACTGGATCTTTCTTTCAACCACTTTGGAGGTCAACTTCCGAGAAATATGGGGATTTCGCTTCCAAATTTAGAAGCACTCGGTCTAGCTGGCAACAGACTCACTGGAACAATCCCTGTTACTCTAAACAATGCTTCTAAGCTAGCTATCATAAGCATCGGTTTTAACTCATTTACAGGTACGGTACCAAATTTTGGCAATTTAAGGCTTCTTAAATGGCTATTTCTTTGGAAAAATAATCTAGCCGGGGAAACTCCGAATCAAGAATTGGGATTTATCTCTTCACTGGCCAGTTGCCCTCATTTGGAGAAGCTGGATCTATCATTAAACCAATTCAACGCCATCCTTCCAACTTCACTTGGGAATTTATCGGAATCCCTCTGGTCTTTCGACGCATTTGACTGCTACATTAAGGGATCCATTCCTCCTACAATTGGAAACTTGACAGGCCTCAAATCTattaatttagaatttaataacttaactGGGTTGATCCCGAAAATGATAGGGGAACTAACCAAAATTGAAAGGTTAGCTCTCGGACAAAATAGACTTGAGGGGCACATACCCACAGAGCTTTGCCGACTGAAGAGATTAAGTGAATTGTACTTGAGTGGAAACATGCTCAACGGCACAATACCAACATGCTTTGGGGGTTTAAAATCCCTTAGCATAGTGTACTTAGACTCCAACAGATTGACTTCTGTGGTACCAGACTTATGGAATATTGCAGGTCTTTTGGAACTAAACTTGTCCACTAACTTCTTAAGTGGAAACATATCATCAGAGATCTCAAATTTGAAGTCACTGGGGTATCTCGACTTCTCAAGGAATCAATTTTCAGGCGATATCCCAATCAATATCGGTTCCTTGCAGTCTTTGGAGAACCTATCCTTCGCACACAATAACCTTCAAGGAAGTATTCCTACGTCTACCGGAGACTTGCGAGGCTTGGTGTATTTGGATCTTTCGCACAATAATATCTCTGGATATATTCCGAAGTCATTAGAGTCGCTTATGTTTCTAAGTTATATTGATTTATCCTACAATAGACTAGAAGGAGAAATCCCAAACGGAGGACGTTTCTCTAACTTTACAGCTCAATCTTTTACAATGAACTATGCACTTTGCGGTGATGTTCGACTGCAAGTTCCACCTTGTCACATTGAAGGTGTTGATAAGTCAAGCTCAAAACATGTTTCCTTCATCAAATACATCTTAGCTCCTATTGTAATAGCTATCTTGGCGGTGTCCTTGTCAATCTGGCTACTACGAAGAAGGAAAgccaacaaaaaacaaaatcgAGTTGAGACCTCGTCAATTATTTCTTGGAGACGGATTTCTTACCATGAACTCCGACAAGCAACGGAAAACTTTAGTGAAGGCAACATTATGGGAAGAGGGACCTTTGGTTCAGTTTACAGAGGAACACTCTCTGACGGGTTAATCATTGCGGTGAAGGTTTTCAACTTGCAACTAGAACAGGCCATGAAAAGCTTTGAAGTCGAGTGTGAAGTAATGAGCACCATTCGTCACAAGAATTTAGTTCGTGTCATAAGTTGTTGCAGCAACATAGATTTCAAAGCATTGGTTTTCGAGTATATGCCTAATGGTAGCCTGGAGAAATGGCTTTATTCCTCCTCTAATACTTCTTTGGATTTGCTACAGAGATTGAACATAGCAATTGATGTTGCACTAGCTCTTGAATATCTTCACCATGGGATTCCGTCACCAATCATTCATTGCGATTTAAAGCCTAGTAACATCCTGATCGACGAAGATATGATAGCACATGTCGGTGATTTCGGAATCTCCAAACTCTTTGGAGCAGGGGAAGCTTTTCATCATACAATCACATTGGCAACCATCGGCTATATGGCACCAG AGTTTGGATCAGAAGGGAAGGTATCAACAAGCTGTGATATTTACAGTTATGGCATCACATTGCTGGAGCTATTTACGAGTAAGAAGCCGACCGACGACATGTTTACAGAAGAAATGAGCTTAAAGGATTGGGTGAGTGAAGCATTACATGAAAACATAGTGACTGAAGTTGCTGCCGCTGTCTTACTCGTCCCGGAAGACAGACATTTCTCGGCAAAGGAGCATTGTGTGTCATCGATTTTCGACTTGGCGATGAAATGTTTGGCCGTTTCACCACAGGAGAGAATCAACATGATTGAGACAGTGGTGATACTCAAAAAGATCAAATCCTCATTTCTAGCAAGCACGAGGTAG
- the LOC140975085 gene encoding uncharacterized protein isoform X2, with protein MKELLFPMFLSLFAVLNCSIFETFARTNLNLTTDKESLLAFKSRITRDPFNILARNWSTMNGVSFCFWVGVSCGRRNKRITALDLHGWNLEGTIAPHLGNLTFLRSLDLSSNSFIGRVPEELSGLCRLKVLKLGANNLTGTVPMFLGALTELEQILLNNNSFTGVIPRLSNLSKLEIFDVMGNYLYGTLPQEIGNLSSLQTIDLTNNSFSGTIPMNMCDNLSKLNILGLSLNSLSGVIPSNIYKCKSLEILSLSFNEFNGSIPKEIGELTKLKLLYLGVNNLEGAIPQQVVNLTRLKLLYIGDNKMTGEIPSELGNLKLEILKFFSNGLSGSIPVSIFNISTLRKLDLSFNHFGGQLPRNMGISLPNLEALGLAGNRLTGTIPVTLNNASKLAIISIGFNSFTGTVPNFGNLRLLKWLFLWKNNLAGETPNQELGFISSLASCPHLEKLDLSLNQFNAILPTSLGNLSESLWSFDAFDCYIKGSIPPTIGNLTGLKSINLEFNNLTGLIPKMIGELTKIERLALGQNRLEGHIPTELCRLKRLSELYLSGNMLNGTIPTCFGGLKSLSIVYLDSNRLTSVVPDLWNIAGLLELNLSTNFLSGNISSEISNLKSLGYLDFSRNQFSGDIPINIGSLQSLENLSFAHNNLQGSIPTSTGDLRGLVYLDLSHNNISGYIPKSLESLMFLSYIDLSYNRLEGEIPNGGRFSNFTAQSFTMNYALCGDVRLQVPPCHIEGVDKSSSKHVSFIKYILAPIVIAILAVSLSIWLLRRRKANKKQNRVETSSIISWRRISYHELRQATENFSEGNIMGRGTFGSVYRGTLSDGLIIAVKVFNLQLEQAMKSFEVECEVMSTIRHKNLVRVISCCSNIDFKALVFEYMPNGSLEKWLYSSSNTSLDLLQRLNIAIDVALALEYLHHGIPSPIIHCDLKPSNILIDEDMIAHVGDFGISKLFGAGEAFHHTITLATIGYMAPEFGSEGKVSTSCDIYSYGITLLELFTSKKPTDDMFTEEMSLKDWVSEALHENIVTEVAAAVLLVPEDRHFSAKEHCVSSIFDLAMKCLAVSPQERINMIETVVILKKIKSSFLASTR; from the exons atgaAGGAACTCTTATTTCCCATGTTTTTATCACTTTTCGCAGTACTCAATTGTTCTATATTTGAAACATTTGCGAGAACAAATCTCAACTTGACTACAGATAAAGAATCGCTTCTCGCATTCAAATCAAGAATCACTCGAGACCCTTTTAATATATTGGCAAGAAATTGGTCTACCATGAATGGAGTTTCATTTTGTTTCTGGGTTGGTGTTTCATGTGGTCGACGTAACAAGAGGATCACAGCTCTGGACCTCCATGGTTGGAATCTTGAAGGCACCATCGCACCACATCTTGGAAACTTGAcgtttttgagatctttggacCTCAGTTCTAATAGCTTCATTGGTCGAGTACCGGAAGAATTATCAGGTTTGTGTAGATTGAAAGTGTTAAAATTAGGAGCCAACAATTTGACAGGCACTGTTCCCATGTTTCTTGGTGCCTTAACAGAACTTGAGCAAATCTTGCTGAATAACAACAGTTTTACTGGTGTCATCCCTCGTCTGTCCAACCTTTCGAAATTGGAGATATTTGATGTGATGGGAAATTATCTATATGGAACTCTTCCACAAGAAATAGGTAATCTTTCTAGTCTACAA ACGATTGATCTCACGAATAATAGCTTTTCAGGAACGATCCCGATGAACATGTGCGACAATTTGTCCAAACTAAACATACTCGGGTTATCTTTGAATAGTCTCTCTGGGGTGATTCCTTCAAACATATACAAGTGTAAATCACTGGAGATATTGTCCTTGTCGTTTAATGAATTTAATGGAAGCATACCAAAAGAGATTGGGGAGTTGACAAAGCTCAAGTTATTATACCTAGGCGTAAACAATCTTGAAG GCGCTATTCCACAGCAAGTTGTGAACTTGACTCGACTCAAGCTCTTGTATATAGGAGATAACAAGATGACGG GAGAGATACCATCTGAGCTTGGTAATCTTAAACTTGAGATTCTTAAGTTTTTTTCAAATGGCTTATCCGGGTCCATTCCTGTTTCCATTTTCAACATCTCAACGCTAAGAAAACTGGATCTTTCTTTCAACCACTTTGGAGGTCAACTTCCGAGAAATATGGGGATTTCGCTTCCAAATTTAGAAGCACTCGGTCTAGCTGGCAACAGACTCACTGGAACAATCCCTGTTACTCTAAACAATGCTTCTAAGCTAGCTATCATAAGCATCGGTTTTAACTCATTTACAGGTACGGTACCAAATTTTGGCAATTTAAGGCTTCTTAAATGGCTATTTCTTTGGAAAAATAATCTAGCCGGGGAAACTCCGAATCAAGAATTGGGATTTATCTCTTCACTGGCCAGTTGCCCTCATTTGGAGAAGCTGGATCTATCATTAAACCAATTCAACGCCATCCTTCCAACTTCACTTGGGAATTTATCGGAATCCCTCTGGTCTTTCGACGCATTTGACTGCTACATTAAGGGATCCATTCCTCCTACAATTGGAAACTTGACAGGCCTCAAATCTattaatttagaatttaataacttaactGGGTTGATCCCGAAAATGATAGGGGAACTAACCAAAATTGAAAGGTTAGCTCTCGGACAAAATAGACTTGAGGGGCACATACCCACAGAGCTTTGCCGACTGAAGAGATTAAGTGAATTGTACTTGAGTGGAAACATGCTCAACGGCACAATACCAACATGCTTTGGGGGTTTAAAATCCCTTAGCATAGTGTACTTAGACTCCAACAGATTGACTTCTGTGGTACCAGACTTATGGAATATTGCAGGTCTTTTGGAACTAAACTTGTCCACTAACTTCTTAAGTGGAAACATATCATCAGAGATCTCAAATTTGAAGTCACTGGGGTATCTCGACTTCTCAAGGAATCAATTTTCAGGCGATATCCCAATCAATATCGGTTCCTTGCAGTCTTTGGAGAACCTATCCTTCGCACACAATAACCTTCAAGGAAGTATTCCTACGTCTACCGGAGACTTGCGAGGCTTGGTGTATTTGGATCTTTCGCACAATAATATCTCTGGATATATTCCGAAGTCATTAGAGTCGCTTATGTTTCTAAGTTATATTGATTTATCCTACAATAGACTAGAAGGAGAAATCCCAAACGGAGGACGTTTCTCTAACTTTACAGCTCAATCTTTTACAATGAACTATGCACTTTGCGGTGATGTTCGACTGCAAGTTCCACCTTGTCACATTGAAGGTGTTGATAAGTCAAGCTCAAAACATGTTTCCTTCATCAAATACATCTTAGCTCCTATTGTAATAGCTATCTTGGCGGTGTCCTTGTCAATCTGGCTACTACGAAGAAGGAAAgccaacaaaaaacaaaatcgAGTTGAGACCTCGTCAATTATTTCTTGGAGACGGATTTCTTACCATGAACTCCGACAAGCAACGGAAAACTTTAGTGAAGGCAACATTATGGGAAGAGGGACCTTTGGTTCAGTTTACAGAGGAACACTCTCTGACGGGTTAATCATTGCGGTGAAGGTTTTCAACTTGCAACTAGAACAGGCCATGAAAAGCTTTGAAGTCGAGTGTGAAGTAATGAGCACCATTCGTCACAAGAATTTAGTTCGTGTCATAAGTTGTTGCAGCAACATAGATTTCAAAGCATTGGTTTTCGAGTATATGCCTAATGGTAGCCTGGAGAAATGGCTTTATTCCTCCTCTAATACTTCTTTGGATTTGCTACAGAGATTGAACATAGCAATTGATGTTGCACTAGCTCTTGAATATCTTCACCATGGGATTCCGTCACCAATCATTCATTGCGATTTAAAGCCTAGTAACATCCTGATCGACGAAGATATGATAGCACATGTCGGTGATTTCGGAATCTCCAAACTCTTTGGAGCAGGGGAAGCTTTTCATCATACAATCACATTGGCAACCATCGGCTATATGGCACCAG AGTTTGGATCAGAAGGGAAGGTATCAACAAGCTGTGATATTTACAGTTATGGCATCACATTGCTGGAGCTATTTACGAGTAAGAAGCCGACCGACGACATGTTTACAGAAGAAATGAGCTTAAAGGATTGGGTGAGTGAAGCATTACATGAAAACATAGTGACTGAAGTTGCTGCCGCTGTCTTACTCGTCCCGGAAGACAGACATTTCTCGGCAAAGGAGCATTGTGTGTCATCGATTTTCGACTTGGCGATGAAATGTTTGGCCGTTTCACCACAGGAGAGAATCAACATGATTGAGACAGTGGTGATACTCAAAAAGATCAAATCCTCATTTCTAGCAAGCACGAGGTAG
- the LOC140975085 gene encoding uncharacterized protein isoform X1 → MKELLFPMFLSLFAVLNCSIFETFARTNLNLTTDKESLLAFKSRITRDPFNILARNWSTMNGVSFCFWVGVSCGRRNKRITALDLHGWNLEGTIAPHLGNLTFLRSLDLSSNSFIGRVPEELSGLCRLKVLKLGANNLTGTVPMFLGALTELEQILLNNNSFTGVIPRLSNLSKLEIFDVMGNYLYGTLPQEIGNLSSLQVLSTRSNQMTGSIPYEIFEISSLQTIDLTNNSFSGTIPMNMCDNLSKLNILGLSLNSLSGVIPSNIYKCKSLEILSLSFNEFNGSIPKEIGELTKLKLLYLGVNNLEGAIPQQVVNLTRLKLLYIGDNKMTGEIPSELGNLKLEILKFFSNGLSGSIPVSIFNISTLRKLDLSFNHFGGQLPRNMGISLPNLEALGLAGNRLTGTIPVTLNNASKLAIISIGFNSFTGTVPNFGNLRLLKWLFLWKNNLAGETPNQELGFISSLASCPHLEKLDLSLNQFNAILPTSLGNLSESLWSFDAFDCYIKGSIPPTIGNLTGLKSINLEFNNLTGLIPKMIGELTKIERLALGQNRLEGHIPTELCRLKRLSELYLSGNMLNGTIPTCFGGLKSLSIVYLDSNRLTSVVPDLWNIAGLLELNLSTNFLSGNISSEISNLKSLGYLDFSRNQFSGDIPINIGSLQSLENLSFAHNNLQGSIPTSTGDLRGLVYLDLSHNNISGYIPKSLESLMFLSYIDLSYNRLEGEIPNGGRFSNFTAQSFTMNYALCGDVRLQVPPCHIEGVDKSSSKHVSFIKYILAPIVIAILAVSLSIWLLRRRKANKKQNRVETSSIISWRRISYHELRQATENFSEGNIMGRGTFGSVYRGTLSDGLIIAVKVFNLQLEQAMKSFEVECEVMSTIRHKNLVRVISCCSNIDFKALVFEYMPNGSLEKWLYSSSNTSLDLLQRLNIAIDVALALEYLHHGIPSPIIHCDLKPSNILIDEDMIAHVGDFGISKLFGAGEAFHHTITLATIGYMAPEFGSEGKVSTSCDIYSYGITLLELFTSKKPTDDMFTEEMSLKDWVSEALHENIVTEVAAAVLLVPEDRHFSAKEHCVSSIFDLAMKCLAVSPQERINMIETVVILKKIKSSFLASTR, encoded by the exons atgaAGGAACTCTTATTTCCCATGTTTTTATCACTTTTCGCAGTACTCAATTGTTCTATATTTGAAACATTTGCGAGAACAAATCTCAACTTGACTACAGATAAAGAATCGCTTCTCGCATTCAAATCAAGAATCACTCGAGACCCTTTTAATATATTGGCAAGAAATTGGTCTACCATGAATGGAGTTTCATTTTGTTTCTGGGTTGGTGTTTCATGTGGTCGACGTAACAAGAGGATCACAGCTCTGGACCTCCATGGTTGGAATCTTGAAGGCACCATCGCACCACATCTTGGAAACTTGAcgtttttgagatctttggacCTCAGTTCTAATAGCTTCATTGGTCGAGTACCGGAAGAATTATCAGGTTTGTGTAGATTGAAAGTGTTAAAATTAGGAGCCAACAATTTGACAGGCACTGTTCCCATGTTTCTTGGTGCCTTAACAGAACTTGAGCAAATCTTGCTGAATAACAACAGTTTTACTGGTGTCATCCCTCGTCTGTCCAACCTTTCGAAATTGGAGATATTTGATGTGATGGGAAATTATCTATATGGAACTCTTCCACAAGAAATAGGTAATCTTTCTAGTCTACAAGTATTGAGCACGAGGTCCAACCAGATGACAGGATCGATACCATATGAGATATTCGAAATTTCGTCCCTCCAGACGATTGATCTCACGAATAATAGCTTTTCAGGAACGATCCCGATGAACATGTGCGACAATTTGTCCAAACTAAACATACTCGGGTTATCTTTGAATAGTCTCTCTGGGGTGATTCCTTCAAACATATACAAGTGTAAATCACTGGAGATATTGTCCTTGTCGTTTAATGAATTTAATGGAAGCATACCAAAAGAGATTGGGGAGTTGACAAAGCTCAAGTTATTATACCTAGGCGTAAACAATCTTGAAG GCGCTATTCCACAGCAAGTTGTGAACTTGACTCGACTCAAGCTCTTGTATATAGGAGATAACAAGATGACGG GAGAGATACCATCTGAGCTTGGTAATCTTAAACTTGAGATTCTTAAGTTTTTTTCAAATGGCTTATCCGGGTCCATTCCTGTTTCCATTTTCAACATCTCAACGCTAAGAAAACTGGATCTTTCTTTCAACCACTTTGGAGGTCAACTTCCGAGAAATATGGGGATTTCGCTTCCAAATTTAGAAGCACTCGGTCTAGCTGGCAACAGACTCACTGGAACAATCCCTGTTACTCTAAACAATGCTTCTAAGCTAGCTATCATAAGCATCGGTTTTAACTCATTTACAGGTACGGTACCAAATTTTGGCAATTTAAGGCTTCTTAAATGGCTATTTCTTTGGAAAAATAATCTAGCCGGGGAAACTCCGAATCAAGAATTGGGATTTATCTCTTCACTGGCCAGTTGCCCTCATTTGGAGAAGCTGGATCTATCATTAAACCAATTCAACGCCATCCTTCCAACTTCACTTGGGAATTTATCGGAATCCCTCTGGTCTTTCGACGCATTTGACTGCTACATTAAGGGATCCATTCCTCCTACAATTGGAAACTTGACAGGCCTCAAATCTattaatttagaatttaataacttaactGGGTTGATCCCGAAAATGATAGGGGAACTAACCAAAATTGAAAGGTTAGCTCTCGGACAAAATAGACTTGAGGGGCACATACCCACAGAGCTTTGCCGACTGAAGAGATTAAGTGAATTGTACTTGAGTGGAAACATGCTCAACGGCACAATACCAACATGCTTTGGGGGTTTAAAATCCCTTAGCATAGTGTACTTAGACTCCAACAGATTGACTTCTGTGGTACCAGACTTATGGAATATTGCAGGTCTTTTGGAACTAAACTTGTCCACTAACTTCTTAAGTGGAAACATATCATCAGAGATCTCAAATTTGAAGTCACTGGGGTATCTCGACTTCTCAAGGAATCAATTTTCAGGCGATATCCCAATCAATATCGGTTCCTTGCAGTCTTTGGAGAACCTATCCTTCGCACACAATAACCTTCAAGGAAGTATTCCTACGTCTACCGGAGACTTGCGAGGCTTGGTGTATTTGGATCTTTCGCACAATAATATCTCTGGATATATTCCGAAGTCATTAGAGTCGCTTATGTTTCTAAGTTATATTGATTTATCCTACAATAGACTAGAAGGAGAAATCCCAAACGGAGGACGTTTCTCTAACTTTACAGCTCAATCTTTTACAATGAACTATGCACTTTGCGGTGATGTTCGACTGCAAGTTCCACCTTGTCACATTGAAGGTGTTGATAAGTCAAGCTCAAAACATGTTTCCTTCATCAAATACATCTTAGCTCCTATTGTAATAGCTATCTTGGCGGTGTCCTTGTCAATCTGGCTACTACGAAGAAGGAAAgccaacaaaaaacaaaatcgAGTTGAGACCTCGTCAATTATTTCTTGGAGACGGATTTCTTACCATGAACTCCGACAAGCAACGGAAAACTTTAGTGAAGGCAACATTATGGGAAGAGGGACCTTTGGTTCAGTTTACAGAGGAACACTCTCTGACGGGTTAATCATTGCGGTGAAGGTTTTCAACTTGCAACTAGAACAGGCCATGAAAAGCTTTGAAGTCGAGTGTGAAGTAATGAGCACCATTCGTCACAAGAATTTAGTTCGTGTCATAAGTTGTTGCAGCAACATAGATTTCAAAGCATTGGTTTTCGAGTATATGCCTAATGGTAGCCTGGAGAAATGGCTTTATTCCTCCTCTAATACTTCTTTGGATTTGCTACAGAGATTGAACATAGCAATTGATGTTGCACTAGCTCTTGAATATCTTCACCATGGGATTCCGTCACCAATCATTCATTGCGATTTAAAGCCTAGTAACATCCTGATCGACGAAGATATGATAGCACATGTCGGTGATTTCGGAATCTCCAAACTCTTTGGAGCAGGGGAAGCTTTTCATCATACAATCACATTGGCAACCATCGGCTATATGGCACCAG AGTTTGGATCAGAAGGGAAGGTATCAACAAGCTGTGATATTTACAGTTATGGCATCACATTGCTGGAGCTATTTACGAGTAAGAAGCCGACCGACGACATGTTTACAGAAGAAATGAGCTTAAAGGATTGGGTGAGTGAAGCATTACATGAAAACATAGTGACTGAAGTTGCTGCCGCTGTCTTACTCGTCCCGGAAGACAGACATTTCTCGGCAAAGGAGCATTGTGTGTCATCGATTTTCGACTTGGCGATGAAATGTTTGGCCGTTTCACCACAGGAGAGAATCAACATGATTGAGACAGTGGTGATACTCAAAAAGATCAAATCCTCATTTCTAGCAAGCACGAGGTAG